A DNA window from Ostrea edulis chromosome 5, xbOstEdul1.1, whole genome shotgun sequence contains the following coding sequences:
- the LOC125651897 gene encoding sporozoite surface protein 2-like translates to MIKLVLLSCALTVSHGNYAGNKDPLNPIRGGPSQSIPKILNPNNPVDPNNVRNVGSALKPGDVIHPVVIDNNEGRPLGNPWVNDPGAPLVDPWANDQTVRIPGSPIEAKPIQFTRGDGQVFVNPFIDGPGSPINPIRQKPSYDNSAKHIPDNTPFVPDLGGEIFNPVDPRREGPFINGPGSPINPIRKKPSYDNSHKLPVPPVKNPSSYDGSAKIIPDNTPFVPGVGGGIFNPVNPIDLRGEGPFINGPGSPINPIRKKPSYDNSHKLPVPPVKNPSSYDGSAKIIPDNSPFVPGVGGGIFNPVNPIDPRGKGLFINGPGSPINPIRKKPSYDNSHKLPVPPVKNPSSYDGSAKIIPDNAPFVPGVGGGIFNPVNPIDPLGEGPFVNVPRSPINPIRRKPSYDNSHKLPVSPVNDPFSGPVRIIPDNTNFGTGIEGDIFRPVDPVHPLRKAPSYDNSHKIGPEGSPFRPGIGGGIAPPVNPARKAPSYDNSHKVVGGVVDGLPPPRFPGSPFVGAPDGLRGNDAGIDAHSIDTQRQWFDKAVSNRLGTRSDISPQVLPVKKGLSSGKRNYLASLGVFKKAKSYQS, encoded by the exons ATGATAAAATTGGTCCTTCTTTCGTGTGCGCTAACAGTCTCGCATGGAAATTATGCAG GCAATAAAGACCCCTTAAACCCCATTAGAGGTGGACCATCACAGTCAATTCCAAAAATCCTAAATCCCAACAACCCAGTAGACCCAAACAACGTGAGAAACGTGGGATCTGCACTAAAACCTGGTGACGTCATCCACCCCGTAGTGATCGACAACAACGAAGGACGTCCTCTAGGTAATCCATGGGTGAATGATCCGGGAGCACCACTTGTAGATCCGTGGGCAAATGACCAAACTGTCCGCATCCCTGGTTCACCAATCGAAGCCAAACCAATACAGTTTACCAGAGGTGATGGTCAAGTATTTGTGAATCCTTTTATCGATGGACCTGGTTCACCAATCAACCCTATCCGACAGAAACCCAGTTACGACAACTCAGCCAAACATATTCCAGACAATACTCCTTTTGTTCCTGATCTCGGTGGAGAAATCTTTAATCCAGTCGATCCACGAAGAGAGGGACCTTTTATTAATGGACCTGGTTCACCAATTAACCCTATCCGAAAGAAGCCCAGTTATGACAATTCTCACAAGTTACCTGTACCGCCAGTAAAAAATCCTTCTAGTTATGATGGATCAGCGAAAATTATTCCAGACAACACACCTTTTGTCCCTGGCGTCGGTGGAGGAATATTTAATCCAGTCAACCCAATTGACCTACGGGGAGAAGGACCTTTTATCAATGGACCTGGTTCACCAATTAACCCTATCCGAAAGAAGCCCAGTTATGACAATTCTCACAAGTTACCTGTACCGCCAGTAAAGAATCCTTCTAGTTATGATGGATCAGCGAAAATTATTCCAGACAACTCACCTTTTGTCCCTGGCGTCGGTGGAGGAATATTTAATCCAGTCAACCCAATTGACCCACGAGGAAAGGGACTTTTTATTAATGGACCTGGTTCACCAATTAACCCTATCCGAAAGAAGCCCAGTTATGACAATTCTCACAAGTTACCTGTACCGCCAGTAAAGAATCCTTCTAGTTATGATGGATCAGCGAAAATTATTCCAGACAACGCACCTTTTGTTCCTGGCGTCGGTGGAGGAATATTTAATCCAGTCAACCCAATTGACCCACTGGGAGAAGGACCTTTCGTTAATGTACCTCGTTCACCAATTAACCCCATCAGAAGGAAGCCCAGTTACGACAACTCTCACAAACTTCCTGTATCACCAGTGAATGACCCTTTCAGCGGTCCAGTCAGAATTATTCCAGATAACACAAATTTTGGCACTGGTATTGAAGGCGACATTTTCAGGCCAGTCGACCCAGTACACCCACTAAGGAAAGCTCCAAGTTATGACAACTCTCACAAAATAGGACCAGAAGGTTCACCCTTTAGACCTGGTATTGGTGGTGGCATTGCACCTCCAGTCAATCCTGCAAGAAAGGCACCTAGTTATGATAACTCGCACAAAGTTGTGGGTGGTGTCGTTGATGGATTGCCACCACCAAGATTCCCAGGTTCGCCATTTGTTGGAGCACCAGATGGATTAAGAGGAAATGACGCTGGAATCGATGCTCACTCGATAGATACACAGAGACAGTGGTTTGATAAAGCAGTATCCAATCGCCTTGGAACACGGTCAGACATTTCCCCACAAGTCCTTCCAGTAAAAAAAGGACTCTCCTCTGGAAAGCGTAATTATCTGGCATCCCTTGGAGTATTCAAAAAAGCGAAATCCTACCAAAGTTAA